The genome window AACCAACAGGTCTCTCTCCTGCACCTCTCCTCCCATAACCAGCACGTCCCATTCTACTTCGGTCCACCTGCGTGCCAATCGCACCTCTACTTCCGACATGATTAACTGATCCCCTCGGCGCCACTGTGCCCGTAATGAGGCAGGAACCGTCCGGCTTGCATTCAACACCAACACATCCCCGACATCCAAATAGCGGTCCAGCTGATCGAACCGATCATGTTGCGTCCGCCCCGTTTTTCGGTCCAATACCATCAAACGAACGTGATCTCGTCTGATCCCTCTTTTCTCAGGCGGCGTCGCGGCGTTGAGCCGAGCGGGAACCCGAAAGGAAAAAGGGGTTGCCATGTTCATGACTCCGCCTCCTCTCCCACAAACTCCTCCGCCAACAACCGTTGACCGTTCACCTCCCTGGAAACATCGGATGCCAAATATAAAAAGGGCGCGACCACTTCCCGGGGATCAGCCAGTTCATAATCACAGTCGGGTACGGCCAATCGATGCATCTCTGTATCCATTTCCCCAGGGTCTACCATGTTGACGCGGACTCCTGTTCCCTCGACCTCTTGTGCCCACGTTTGAGTCAATCCCTCCAATGCGAACTTGGAAACCCCGTAAGCCCCCCACCCTGCATAACCGACGCGCCCCGCCTCGGACGTTACATTGATGATCGACCCGCTTTGTCGTGCCAACATTCCTGCAATGGCGCGACGAGTGACAAGAAACGGTCCCCACGTATTGACCCGCATCACTTCCATGAAAGCCTCTTCCGGAAAATCCAACAAATACGGCATCGGACTGGGGCCCAATACAGCTGCATTGTTGATCAAGACATCAATGCGGCCGAATGTCGCCTCAGCAGTGGCGACCAGTCGTTCGGCATCGCGAGGAACGGATACATCCGCAGCGATGGATAAGCAACGCGCTCCCAGCTTTTCAACCTCTGCCGCCGTTTGGGCCAGCTCTTCCTTTCCACGACTGCACAGAACCAACACGGACTTGGCTTCGGCAAATGCAAGTGCCAACGCTTTTCCAAGACCGCGGGAAACACCGGTAATCATCACGACTTTGCCCTGCAGATCGGGATAGCTTGGCAACGATTTGTTCATCCGTAAGCCCCCTCGGTGAATGAAAAATGAAGGTAGTAACCTTTACCCCGGAGGGATACTTTATAAACATTTTTATTTATTATTGTTCATATATCCTCACCATAACATCTTGGAGCGAGGAACAGAAAAGGGGAGTTACGGGCAACGACCAAACCATCCGCAAAGCTGCCCAGGGGTGGGGCCAATGGGGATTGACCGACCAATGTAGAAAGGTTTACATGAGGTTCAATGTCGTTTCACAAATCGTGATTATCATGAGGAAATGGGAGGTGATAGCATGTTTG of Polycladomyces subterraneus contains these proteins:
- a CDS encoding SDR family NAD(P)-dependent oxidoreductase, with amino-acid sequence MNKSLPSYPDLQGKVVMITGVSRGLGKALALAFAEAKSVLVLCSRGKEELAQTAAEVEKLGARCLSIAADVSVPRDAERLVATAEATFGRIDVLINNAAVLGPSPMPYLLDFPEEAFMEVMRVNTWGPFLVTRRAIAGMLARQSGSIINVTSEAGRVGYAGWGAYGVSKFALEGLTQTWAQEVEGTGVRVNMVDPGEMDTEMHRLAVPDCDYELADPREVVAPFLYLASDVSREVNGQRLLAEEFVGEEAES